The window CTGCATCCCACCCGTAACCTGAGCTATAACCCCATCTTTCAGGTGTGGTTCAACATGCTGAACCTGGGTAAGGTCAGCATTGATCTGCCAGGGCTGCAGGTGGAGCCAATGAGTAACCTGGAGGTGGAGGCCAAATTTGATCTCACCCTGTATGTGGGGGAACAGGATGACAGCCTGAAATTGACCCTGGTTTACAATGCGGAACTGTTTGATGCCGATCGCATGGCGGAGTTGCTGGCCCAATACCGCCAGCTCCTGGAACAGGCCGTTGCCGAGCCCGATGCCCCCCTCTCCAGTTTCTCCCTGGTCACTCCGGCTGCCAGGACCCACCTGCCCGACCCGACCCTGCCCCTCTCGTCGGAGTGGTTCGGCTCTATTCCTGCCAGGGTTACCCAACAGGCCCAACAACGGCCTGACCCGATCGCCCTGGTGGATGACCAGGGTACCTGGAGTTATGCGGAGCTGGAAGCGGCCAGTAACCAGTTGGCCCATTGCCTGCTGAACCAGGGGATCCAATCTCAGGAGGTGGTTGCAGTCTATGCCCACCGCAGTGCCTCCCTGGTCTGGGCCTTACTGGGAATTCTTAAAGCTGGGGCGGCCTTCCTGATTCTGGATCCGGCCTATCCACCGACCCGTCTGGTCAACTGTCTCCAGCAGGCCCAGCCCCAGGGTTGGCTGCAGTTGGAGGCTGCTGGTCCTGTACCGACTGAGCTGGCAGAAGCGATCGAGACCCTGGGAATGCGGGTCCGTCTCACCTTGCCCCCTGACCCGACGGGTGCCCCGGAGTTGAGCCCCCTGCCGGTGGTGCCTCCTCCTGTGACGATCGACCCCGATGCCTTGGCCTATGTTGCCTTTACCTCTGGCTCGACGGGCAAACCGAAGGGAATTCTGGGCACCCACCGGCCCCTGTCCCACTTTCTCAAATGGCAGACTGAAACTTTTGATTTGCAACCTGCCGATCGCTTCAGCCTGCTTTCTGGGCTTTCCCACGATCCTTTGCTGCGGGATCTGTTCACCCCGCTTTGGCTGGGGGCAACGGTCTGCATTCCGACCCAGGCGACGATCGAAACTCCAGGCCGCCTGGCCACCTGGTTGGCCCAGCAACAGGTGACGGTGCTGCATCTTTCCCCGGCTCTAGGACAACTCCTGACCGATCCCAATCTGGCCAGCCAGCCAACTATTTCTACCCTACCCCAGTTGCGCTATGCCTTTTTCGGCGGCGATCGACTGACCCAGCAGGATGTGCTGCGGCTCCGTCAACTGGCCCCAACTGTCACCTGCATCAATTGCTATGGCACAACGGAAACGCCCCAGATCATGGGCCATTTTATTGTCCCCCCCGATGCGTCCCTGGAAACTGGCCAGGATACTCTCCGTTCCCGGCAGATGTTGCCCATCGGTCGGGGGATTAGGAATACCCAACTGCTGGTGCTGCGACAGCACCAATTAGTGGGTGTCGGCGAAGTTGGGGAAATCTATGTTCGGACTCCCTACCTGTCCAGGGGCTACCTGGGGGATGAGGCCCTGACCCAGGAACGGTATATCCCCAATCCGTTCACCCAACTGCCCGGGGATCGGCTGTATCGGACGGGAGACCTGGGCTACTATCGCCCGGATGGCAACCTGGAATTTCTGGGTCGTCAGGATCATCAGGTCATCCTGCGGGGGTTCCGGATTGAGCTGGATGAGATCACGGCAGCCTTGCGTCAGCACCCCCAACTTGCCGAGATCCTGGTGACAGTACGGGAGGACCAGCCTGGAGAGAAACGCCTGGTGGCCTACCTCCTCTCCCCAGAGGCAGAATTACCCCCTCCCTCAGACCTGCGCCAGTTTCTCCAGACCCAACTTCCCGCTTACATGATTCCATCTGCCTTTGTCCGTCTAGAACACATTCCCCTCACCCCCAACGGCAAAGTTGATTATGCTGCGTTACCAGCGCCAGCCCCCCCTGCAACGGCAGCAGGTCCTACCCCGACATTGCCCCAGGATGAGGTAGAGCGGCAGTTGACTGAGATTTGGGAAAGAGTGCTGGGTCTGGAATCTATTCGCGTGACAGATAACTTTTTTGACCTGGGGGGCCATTCTCTCCAGGCTGTGCGTCTGTTTGCTGAAATTGAAAAAGCTTTTGGTCGGGTCCTGCCCCTGGCCACTTTCTTTCAAGCAGCAACGATCCGGGATCTGGCTGCCATCCTGCGCCAGGAAAAATCCCAGGTTCCCTGGTCCTCCCTGGTTCCCTTGCAACCCAATGGCACGCGCCTGCCCCTATTCCTCATGCATGCGGGGGGGGGGAACCTGCTGATCTATCGGGATCTGGTCAACGCCCTTGATGCTGATCAACCCGTCTATGGATTGCAGCCGATCGGTCTGGATGGCAGTCAGAAACTCCTGTCTCGACTGGAAGATATGGCATCCTACTACATTGCCCAGATGCGGGAAATGCAGCCTGAGGGCCCCTACTTCCTGGCGGGATTGTCTACGGGGGGCGCGATCGCCTGGGAAATTGCCCGCCAACTTGATCAACAGGGACAGACGACGGCTCTGCTGGCTATGTTTGACACCCATGGTCCTGGCTATCCCCAATTGCTGTCCCCCATTCCCCGACTTCTGTCCGTGCTCCTCTGGGTGGGTTGGGATACGGGCAGACGCATTCTGCGATTTCCGTTCCGATTAGTGCAGAAACTCCGCAAATTCCAGATCAAAGGCTTCCGACTCGTCAGGCGCAAGGTGGATGAGGAAGCGGTCGTCCAGCAATTCCTGGTCCAGAGTCAGATTGAACAGAAGATGGAAGTGTATGAAACTTACACCAGCGCAGCCAGTCCCTTGGAGAAATGGATTGACACGCTGATTATTGATCTCTTGAAACGATCGTCCCAGCCCTACTATGCCAATACCTTTGCCACCGGTCTGTATCGCAATGCCGTCAATACCCTTCCCGAAGCGCTCCGGAAGATTCATGCAGCCAATCTGGCGGCTCGCAAAGCCTATACCTATCAGCCTGCGCCGGTGCGAGTCACCCTGTTTCGGGCGCAGCAGCGACCACCAG of the Leptolyngbya sp. 'hensonii' genome contains:
- a CDS encoding non-ribosomal peptide synthetase — encoded protein: MSDLLKRLEHLSPEKRELLLKKLRSQSLVSEGAASAQASAIPLVSRTAGELPLSFAQQRLWFLDQLEGQTTAYNIAGAARLIGKLHVEALERAISEIIHRHEVLRTTFPTIEGVPTQRIAPPQPVTLPVTDLQSLPPDERAAEVQRLSAAAIHQTFDLATGPLLQASLLKLEPEVHVLLVTMHHIVSDGWSIGVFMRESSALYGAFSRGESSPLPELPIQYADFAAWQRQSLQGETLTRQLTYWMQQLQGTPPLLDLPTDRPRPPIQIFRGGSHVLEISPGLTTALRSLSRQAGSTLFMTTLAAFKLLLRAWTHQEDIVVGTPVAGRNRLETEGLIGFFINTLVLRTDLSGQRSFRELLQRVREVTLGAFAHQDTPFEKLVEELHPTRNLSYNPIFQVWFNMLNLGKVSIDLPGLQVEPMSNLEVEAKFDLTLYVGEQDDSLKLTLVYNAELFDADRMAELLAQYRQLLEQAVAEPDAPLSSFSLVTPAARTHLPDPTLPLSSEWFGSIPARVTQQAQQRPDPIALVDDQGTWSYAELEAASNQLAHCLLNQGIQSQEVVAVYAHRSASLVWALLGILKAGAAFLILDPAYPPTRLVNCLQQAQPQGWLQLEAAGPVPTELAEAIETLGMRVRLTLPPDPTGAPELSPLPVVPPPVTIDPDALAYVAFTSGSTGKPKGILGTHRPLSHFLKWQTETFDLQPADRFSLLSGLSHDPLLRDLFTPLWLGATVCIPTQATIETPGRLATWLAQQQVTVLHLSPALGQLLTDPNLASQPTISTLPQLRYAFFGGDRLTQQDVLRLRQLAPTVTCINCYGTTETPQIMGHFIVPPDASLETGQDTLRSRQMLPIGRGIRNTQLLVLRQHQLVGVGEVGEIYVRTPYLSRGYLGDEALTQERYIPNPFTQLPGDRLYRTGDLGYYRPDGNLEFLGRQDHQVILRGFRIELDEITAALRQHPQLAEILVTVREDQPGEKRLVAYLLSPEAELPPPSDLRQFLQTQLPAYMIPSAFVRLEHIPLTPNGKVDYAALPAPAPPATAAGPTPTLPQDEVERQLTEIWERVLGLESIRVTDNFFDLGGHSLQAVRLFAEIEKAFGRVLPLATFFQAATIRDLAAILRQEKSQVPWSSLVPLQPNGTRLPLFLMHAGGGNLLIYRDLVNALDADQPVYGLQPIGLDGSQKLLSRLEDMASYYIAQMREMQPEGPYFLAGLSTGGAIAWEIARQLDQQGQTTALLAMFDTHGPGYPQLLSPIPRLLSVLLWVGWDTGRRILRFPFRLVQKLRKFQIKGFRLVRRKVDEEAVVQQFLVQSQIEQKMEVYETYTSAASPLEKWIDTLIIDLLKRSSQPYYANTFATGLYRNAVNTLPEALRKIHAANLAARKAYTYQPAPVRVTLFRAQQRPPGIYRDPYLGWKEMAVHGIEIHDSPGNHISLLRSPVLARKFKRCLEKAQIRTPHA